From the Pedobacter cryoconitis genome, one window contains:
- a CDS encoding PDDEXK nuclease domain-containing protein: protein MELGKGFSFVSRKYRISLEGEHFFIDLVFYNYILKCFLLIDLNKGKLSHQDVGQMDMYVRIFEEKMRQESDNPTIGLILCSEKNNAVAKYSLLNDSKQIFASKYKTYLPTEQELQQEIAKEREAVEMEKRLK, encoded by the coding sequence TTGGAACTGGGAAAAGGCTTTTCATTTGTAAGCAGGAAATATCGGATAAGTTTAGAGGGGGAGCACTTTTTTATTGATCTGGTTTTTTACAATTACATCCTAAAATGCTTTCTACTGATTGATTTAAATAAAGGCAAGCTCAGCCATCAGGATGTTGGGCAAATGGATATGTACGTTCGGATCTTTGAAGAAAAAATGAGACAGGAAAGCGATAATCCAACTATTGGATTAATACTTTGTTCCGAAAAAAACAATGCAGTAGCCAAATACAGTCTATTGAATGATAGCAAACAAATCTTTGCATCGAAATACAAAACCTATCTTCCAACCGAGCAAGAGTTACAGCAAGAAATTGCAAAAGAAAGAGAGGCTGTAGAAATGGAGAAACGACTAAAATAA